From the genome of Vicia villosa cultivar HV-30 ecotype Madison, WI linkage group LG2, Vvil1.0, whole genome shotgun sequence, one region includes:
- the LOC131652406 gene encoding protein DETOXIFICATION 56, producing the protein MSPTCKSLSSNLKTNMLSEELRVQGRLAFPMVLMNLAWFAKTAITTAFLGRLGELSLAGGALGFTFANVTGFSVLNGLSGAMEPICGQAHGAKNVRLLHKTLLMTIMLLLLVTIPVTFMWLHIDKILIHFGQQKEISTVAGTFVYYLVPDLFVMSFLCPLKAYLSSQSITLPTMFSSGVALAFHVPVNILLSKTMGLKGVSMAVWITDLIVVILLAIYVVILENRMDTTWKEGGWWDQSVMDWIRLIKLCGSCCLNTCMEWWCYEILVLLTGHLANAKQALGVLTIVLNFDYLLFSVMLSLATCVSTRVSNELGANEADRAYRSARVSLGIGFIAGCTGSLVMVAARGVWGQVFSHDRGIIKGVKKTMLLMALVELFNFPLAVCGGIVRGTARPWLGMYASLGGFYFLALPLGVVFAFKLRLGLVGLFFGLLTGIVACLSLLLVFIARIKWVEEAAKAQILTSSGVKEVPYNVAEIQIGRHENDKV; encoded by the coding sequence ATGTCACCAACATGTAAAAGCCTTAgctcaaaccttaaaacaaacatGCTATCAGAGGAGCTAAGAGTTCAAGGAAGATTGGCCTTTCCAATGGTGTTGATGAATTTAGCTTGGTTTGCCAAAACAGCTATCACAACAGCATTTTTGGGTCGACTCGGTGAGCTTAGCTTGGCGGGCGGTGCACTTGGGTTCACTTTCGCGAATGTTACGGGCTTCTCGGTCTTGAATGGTTTATCTGGTGCCATGGAGCCTATTTGTGGACAGGCTCATGGTGCTAAAAACGTGAGACTCCTTCATAAGACTCTTCTCATGACAATTATGTTGTTGCTATTGGTAACAATTCCTGTTACTTTTATGTGGCTTCATATTGACAAAATTTTGATTCATTTTGGACAACAAAAAGAGATATCGACTGTGGCTGGAACTTTTGTTTATTATCTCGTACCTGATTTGTTTGTTATGTCATTCTTGTGTCCCTTAAAAGCTTATTTGAGTTCTCAGAGTATCACTCTTCCTACCATGTTTAGTTCTGGTGTAGCACTTGcttttcatgttcctgttaacaTCTTACTCTCGAAAACCATGGGTTTAAAAGGGGTTTCCATGGCTGTTTGGATAACTGATCTTATTGTTGTGATTCTTCTGGCCATTTATGTTGTGATTCTGGAGAATCGAATGGATACCACGTGGAAAGAAGGAGGATGGTGGGATCAGAGTGTTATGGATTGGATTAGGCTGATCAAGCTTTGTGGATCTTGTTGTCTTAACACATGTATGGAGTGGTGGTGCTATGAGATTCTTGTTTTGCTTACTGGCCACCTCGCAAACGCTAAGCAAGCGTTGGGAGTTTTAACCATTGTGTTAAACTTCGACTATTTGCTTTTCTCGGTGATGCTGTCATTGGCCACTTGTGTTTCAACCCGTGTCTCGAACGAGCTTGGCGCGAATGAAGCTGACCGTGCTTACCGGTCTGCGCGTGTGTCTCTAGGAATAGGTTTTATCGCGGGATGTACTGGAAGCTTGGTGATGGTGGCTGCAAGGGGAGTTTGGGGACAAGTTTTCAGCCATGATAGAGGGATTATTAAAGGAGTGAAGAAGACAATGTTGTTGATGGCACTAGTGGAATTATTTAATTTTCCATTGGCAGTTTGTGGAGGCATAGTTCGAGGGACAGCTCGACCTTGGTTGGGTATGTATGCAAGTCTAGGGGGGTTTTATTTCTTGGCTCTGCCCCTTGGTGTTGTTTTTGCCTTCAAGCTTCGTCTTGGCCTTGTTGGACTCTTCTTTGGACTTCTTACTGGTATTGTAGCTTGCTTGTCGCTTTTGTTAGTTTTTATTGCTAGGATAAAGTGGGTGGAAGAAGCTGCCAAGGCACAAATATTAACAAGTTCCGGTGTCAAAGAAGTTCCTTATAATGTGGCGGAAATACAAATTGGGCGTCATGAAAATGATAAAGTGTAA